AACGAGGGAGGAAATAAAATGCTAAAGAAAGTCCGTGAGATTTTGAAAAGCAGAAAAGGAGCCAATGAGGTGATTGCCTTTGTAATACTGTTAATTTTTATTTTGCTGGCGGTGGCACCTAAGGTAAAGGGGATTGGGTCAACTACCGGGGCCGGTGTTGACAAATTAAACAACGATCTAAAAGCTGAACTGGGCGTAACTCCCTGATGAAAGGAGTAAGGGGCAGGAAGCTTGGGCTTTCTGCCCCGGTAAAAATGCTTAAGAGGTTTGCCAGTAAGGGTTCTACAGAGATTATAGCTTTTATGCTAGTGCTGCCGTTTTTGCTGCTGCCAATCCTGAATACGGTTAAAATGCTTGAAACACTTACTAAATATGAAGCTATCCGTCAGCTTGGCAGGATGTATGTTATCAGAATGGAGACAGAGGGCGGACTAACGCCGGCGGCATTGTATGAACTGAATTTGAAACTGCAGGAGAAGGGGCTGGAACCCGAAAAAGTCCATCTGGACTATACTCCATATCCGGTGCCGTATGGTGAGGAGGTAAAGATAAAGATCAGCTATGACTACAAGGCAACCAGCTACACCATAGGGCTGGGGGGAATTACGAAGAATGAGGAAAATTACACCATGGTTTACGGACCTTTATCATCAGTCAGCAAGAAATATGAGTAGCAACAGGGGCTCGGCCACGCTGATCCTGGGGCTGTTATTTTTTTTTATTTGCTTTAGTTTTTCGCTGTTTGTGGTTGAAAGTAAGTTTCTAAGGTTAAAAAAGGATCTGGCTGACGATGCGGTGGTGGCGGCAGGGCTGGCTGCTTTAAAAAGCGCTTTGTCTGAGAATATTGCTTACGGGGAATATGAGCTTGACAGGCAGTTGGCGGAAGAAACTTTTATACGGCACCTGGCAAATAATTTGAAGCTTGACGGTAACCTGAACGGACTGCCGGGCAGTATCGTAGCCGGTCAGCTTGTTATTGAAAGCCTGGTTGTATATAACCCGGAGGATATTGCTCCAGGGCTCACTTGCCCTAGTGGTACACCGGTAACGGAAACAACCATACACGTTGATTTGAACTTTAGAGTTAGAAGGCCGGTCTTAACCGGTCTTTTTGGTGAGTATATTACTGTCAGAATTCACAGGGATGTGGGAAATGATTATCGGTTGGAAGAGGTGGAAATGTGAACAGGAAGCGTCTGAAAATAATTGCCTTTTGTACATTGCTTGCGTTGGGGCTGAGTTTTCTTCAGTATAACTACTTTCGTTCCCTGGGAAAAAAAGAGCCTGAAACTGGGGTTCTGGTTGCCAAGGAGTTTATTCCTACCGGTGAGCCTGTAAACGGCAGGGTAGAGATTAAACATATTCCCGCATCGGCAAAAGTAAAAAGTATGGTTGAAAATATAGGAAAAGAGCAGGTATATGCCAGGACTGATATTTCCGAAGGATCCTATATCCTTAAGGATATGGTTTCTGTCGTTGAACTGCCGGTTATTAAGGATGACACGAGGCGGGTTATAATTGCTGCGGATATGGTTTCAGCTTTAGCAGGGAAAATTAAACCAGGGGATAAGGTGGATATAGGGTTTGTGCCATCCGGGAAAGATGTCGGCAGTGCGGAAATAAAGGCTTATGAAGTGCCGGTGCTGGAAGTGTTTAATGAGCAGGGAGAACCTTTAAACGCTGCTTCCGGCTCTAAAAACGAGTACCAGCCTGTTTCAAGGATACCGGCAGCAGTTGCGCTGGCAGTAACCGGGGAACAGGGGCTAATGCTTAAAGAGCTTGAGACCAGAGGCAAGCTCTTTTTGTTGGGGTATTAAGAGCCAGTAGAGTATTTGGAAATATTGTTTTGTAATAGTTCTTCTGCTTTTTCTTTTGTGGAGCATACATAGCCTTTCGGTCGGCTTTGATTTTACTGCCCCTCCGGCCTTCGGCAAGGGTATAGGGCCGTGAACATATCCTCCTGGGTGAAATGAAAGTAATATGCAGTCCGGTATCCTTCCCGGCCCCTGCCATGCAGCCCTTGCCTCAGCCCTGTGGAGCAGGATGCAGCAATCAAGCCGAAAGGCAAATGTTTAAAAGGGAGGAGAAAAAAGTGTTTCCAAGCAAAATTGGGATGGAAGTTGTTAAGTTGGAGCAGATGAGAGATGCGGAAATTGAGAGGGTTAAATCTTTGTACAGGGAAAAACTCCGGGGACTGCAAAGCATATGTCCGCATGCTTACGATAATGGCGTTTCAGCAGTAAAAGAAGTAAGACATGGGTTTAATTTGTATGAGTCCAGGTGTGATATTTGTGGGAAAAGATTAGGCTGATGGTATGGTAACAGGTGTTGCCGTATTATTTTTGCTTGGTTAAAATAAATCTTGTAAGTAAAGGTTAATCCTTCCAGCTCCCCTTTCGTGCAGCCGTGTGGCGGTGCGGTCCATTGGCAGTGCGGTGTCAGTGGATTTTGCACGAAAGGGGGTGGTGTTATGGGCTGTTTTTGGTCTTTTGTACTTAATGTCTTAAGCCAAATCATTGCCGCGTTAGTGGCAGATTTGGTAAGGATTAAAGGCAAAAGTAAAGAAGAAAGACGGCTCCGCAACAGCCGCCTTTCTTCCAAAATCCAGAAACACCATTAACACTTTGGGGCTGCACCGCCCTACTTACAGTTATATTATACCACATCGAGTAGTTTTTGTTACATTGTTTATTCAAATATTCCGGGGAGGTTGTACAAATGAAGAAAGTTTTAACTGTTGTGTTGCTCATTGCTTTATTAGTATCGGTTACCCCAGTCTGGGCTAAGGCTGAAAAGGTATCAAAAACTACAAAGGATAGTGAATGGTTTGTCGGCCAGATTGAAACCTTAGAGGAAGCTAAAAAAATAGCTAATGAGCGCATGGGAAAGTTAACTGTTCCTCATTGGATTCAAAAATACGATGAGATAGGAAATGGTTATGTAGAGGAAACTACTAGGGAAGTTGAAAATGTTGTTTTTATTCTTAAAGGACAAAATAAATACTTAGTTGAAGATGTGGGGGCATGGACTCTGTTCACCGACAGTCCTTACTTTGAAAGTGAAATTAAAGCAAAATTATTTGACGTGGCTTTTGACATGGTGCTTTCATATCCCGAAATAGAACTAGTATCTATTAATGACACTCCCTGGCAGGAGACGGAGTACAAGGATTACTTTGTCAGCGAGGTCAAGAGGCTTATCAGGGAAGGGGCCGGTTCAGCGTTCAGTATGCTGAGGAACAAAGACCCTTATGCCTGGCAGGTGTTTTTAAACCCCAAATACAACGGCAGGGCTTATGAGATTTTCAACCCCAAAACAAGGGAAGAACAGGAATCTGCCGTAAAAATTTTAAGTGAGCTGGAAGTGCTTGACCCTTCATATTCTCTCCCTGACAAGCGACCAAGCGACGGAAATATTTCCGCTCAGGCGGTGCTGAAGCTCAACGACAACAAGGTTGTTATTGTTAAAAACGGGGCTACGGAGAAAGTTAACCGTCTGGCAGTGAGGCTCCAGGCCCCGAAAGGCGTCACTATGGTACCGCTGCGGGGCGTTTTGGATGAACTGGGCGCTGATCTAAGCTATGATGGTAGAAATAAACAGGTGATAATTAAACAGGGTAATTCAGAAATTGTTTTGAAAGAAAACAGCAGGACAGCTAAAATCAACGGCCAGGCAAAGGAGATAGTTGCTTCCATGCAGATTCAAAACGGCAGGGCCATGATACCCTTAAGGCTGGTTTCAGATGCTTTGGGATATACTACTGTCTTTAATAGCATGACTGGTGAAATTACGGTTACTAAGTAATAAAATAAAAATTAATCCCTGGAGCTTATAGATGGCTTACGGGTGTTTTGTTATACTTGATATTAGGGTGGTGGTGCAAACATGGAAAAGGTTTTGATGCAAATATTAGATGAAATAAAAGGTGTAAAAGGTGAAGTTTGCAGTTTAAGAAGTGACGTTAACGACCTCAAGGTACGTATGGGCCGCTTGGAGAACCGTATCGACGGCATGGAGACGCGCATGGGCCATGTGGAGTCACGTTTGGACGGTATAGAGTCACGCATGGACCATATGGAGTCCGGTCTTGGTGTATTAAATAAAACTACAGTACGTATTGAGCAGAAGCTGGACATGGTATACCAACAAACCGGCATGTTAACCGAATTCAAGACTGAAACGGAACAAAAGTTTAAAACTCATGATATGGAAATTCAGCTCTTAAAGAAAGCTGTATCACATTAAATTTAATTGGGCCTTAAGGCCCTTTTTATTTTGGCTTTAGGGAGGGAAAAAGTTGAGGGCAAAAAAAATAACTGCCTGGGTATTACTGCTGGCTGTATTAGTTTTATTTTTACCCCATAGTACTAATAAAGCTGATGCAGCGACCTGGGTGCCGGACCCGAAAGACCTGGGCACGCTGGAACAGAGAAAAACACCGGTTACGGTAACTTCAGTGACTAATGAGGGTACAGGAAATAAAGTTTTCCATGATTACTGGCAGATGAAAGTATATGATATTTCAGGAAATTACTTGGGTTCCGGCGAGACCATAGGCGTTGCCAATTCGGGCGGCGACCCCAAAGGTGGCGTATATAACTATGTGCCCAGGTCAAAACTGGCCGAATGGGTGGAGCTTCTCAATGGCAATTATTCGCATGTTAACAATAACTTCAGTAATTTTTCAAGCACGTTAAGCGCAAACGGTAAATCTTCAACAAGGATGTGGATACAAAAGTTTGACAGGCTAAACGGGGCCTATACAGAAAACTTTGATGTGACAACTAAAACTGCCAGGTTAACTGTAACTCCGTATCCTACGGCTAAAATAACCTATGACAAGTCTACCCGGGCAGGTGAAACTGAGACATTTTCTTTAACAGCGCAGGGCTATGCGGCATATAACAGGGGCTTAAGCAAATGGGCCTTTTATGTTGACGGAAAAAGAATTTCTTATGGTGATAAAGTAGCAAGTCTTTCAGGTAAAACAGTCACATATACTTTTGCTATTGCCGGAACGTACACAGTAAAGTTAGAGGTTACGGACAACGTAGGCAGGACGACAACAGAACAAATTACCGTTAAAGTTGACCCGGCGGCGGCACCTCCCGCCCCAAAACCGCCTTCCAGCGGGCTGGTGGCTGATTTTGAAATGCCTTTCAGTGCTTTAGTGAATACGAACGTGCAAATTAAAAATACTTCATATACCACCGGCAGCAACTGGATAACTTATGCCGAATGGACAGTCAGCCCCAAGAGTTATACTGGCAGCCTGACAATGCCTGGTGGAACATTAAAATTCACTCAGCAAGGCACATACGATGTCACTCTAAAGGTTTGGGACAACACAAATAACAGCGATTCAGTAACTAAAAGCATTGTAATTTCCGAAGAACTAGTTGAACCACCACCACCGCCGCCTCCGGTAGAGCCTGAGCCGGAAAATATACCGCCTACAGCCAGGATTTCAGGCCCTACTAAAGCTAAACAGGGGGAAACAGTTATTTTAGAAAACCAAAGCTATGACTTGGACGGGGAAATTGTCTATAACGAGTGGTCAATAAGTCCCAGCACCGGGGTAGATACCAATTTTACTGATGAAGAAGCCAAGCTGACTTTCAACCAAGAAGGTACTTATACTGTCTACCTGGACGTAGAGGATGATAAGGGCGACGGGGATACAGACAGCCATACGATAACCGTAACCAACCAGCCGCCAGTGGCCCGGATTGGCATAGTAGAGGAAGCTACTCAGGGTGAAGATGTTAACATTAAAAGCCTTTCTTATGACCCGGACGGGGAAATTGTTTCAACCGAATGGAGCGTTACACCAGAAGGCATGGTAGGTACACTGCAGGGTGAGGAAAATACAGTTTACTTCGATACCCCAGGGGATTATACTATATCTCTTAAAGTTACAGACGAGTTTGGAAAAACCAGTACGGCATCTAAAACAATTAAAATTAAACCAGATATTCCGACTGCATTTTTTGAATGGAGAGGTACACCCAAAGAGAATAGAAAATTAATCTTGGACGCAGGGAAAAGTGTGGGCAGCACACGTTATCCAATTGACTTTTCCAAGACAAAATGGGAGTACATACCTTTGGAGGGACAGAACCCTGACAATATCAAGGTTAGGACTTCTTTAGACTTAAAAATCAGGGAAGTAATGTTTAAGGAGCCTGGCCGGTATAAAGTAAGGCTTGCAGTTACAAACACAGCAGGCAACACTTCGACCTGGTTTGAAGAAGAAATAACCATTATGCCCGATGAACCGCCGGTGGCCGATTTTATGCTGCTCAAGACAGTCCTCCGGGATGCGGCAGATGGAAGAACTGCGACAATAGAACCGCAGGATATTTCCTATAGCCCCGATGGAGATATTATTTCTAAACGTATCTGGAAATACAGGTACGATAGTGACAATGACGGTGATTTCAATGATGAAACATGGGTTACTTTGGATAATGGCAATAACCCTCTGCCCAGGCTTACTTCAGCGGACGTGGGAAAATATCAGTTTGAGTTATATATCGAGGAAAGCTTCGGGCAAGAAACCCTGGAGGAATTTATAGAACCGGCAGATGTAAAAAAAGCCGATACATCCTTAAAGATAGCTGCAGATAAAATTATTGAAGTTATAAACATACAGCCCGTTGTTGGCTTTGAAGTAAGCCCGAAAAAGAAAGTTAATATTGTTTTCAGTATAGGCCAATATAACAATATAGCAAGTTTAGATTCATTTATTAATTCAATTTTAAAGCCACAATTATTGGCAAACAACATAGCCCTACAAATAACTAAAGATGGGCCATATAACTACCCTGTTCGCTATCAAAACCTTATCTCATATTCTTCTTCTTTTGCTGGTAATTATGGTGGTCCCGGAGGTGGGAACTATGCTGACGGGGGGTATTTGGTCAGCGATAGGTCATATTATTTTGCAAAAAACAGGTATATTGATATAGGGTATAATTTAAAAAAATCGGACTTTATTTCTCTTAGGTTTCAAGCGGTTACGGGTGGAGGTGTTACTTCATTAGAAGATATTTATTTCTATGTTAGCAACAATGGGAGTAATTGGGTATATGTAGGTTCTGCAAAAGGTAATAACAACAGTTCACCTGCTGTTTTGACTGTAAATAGTTCTTCTTTACCCGATAATATACGTTTTTTCCGTAGTTCAAACCCAAGATGTAACGATTACCTAATAGTTGATATTAATAAATCTACATCACAACTCAACACCACAATAACTAATACCTCTTTTAAGTCAACAGAAACAAATTTTATAATAAACATTGATACACAAACACTTAATTTTTTAAGTGATACGCAAGCAAAATCCGATGTGATTACTAGTTTAATTAAAAATGAAGTTAATTTTATTGGTATAGGCTCTGCATCTAATGCCTCTCAATATCAGCAGTTGGTTGATTCAAACCTAAATAACGGCTTGGTTATAACTGACGCTGAATTAGGGGTTGCCATTCAGCAACTAACCGATTATGTATTAACTGTCGTAAATAACAAAACCACTAACATTCAGTACGCCTTGCTAAACGAAGAAATAGATTATAAAACTTACTATGAAGATCCAGAAAATGACCCTGAATACGCAAGGCGCTGGAAGTATGCACATGACCCGGCTTACTTTGAAAATAGCTTAGGGTTGGCCAGCTATCACGAATTATGGGTATCGGATAAAGTAACAACTTTTGATCGCGTAGGAAAGTTTGACGTAATTTTTCAAGCCAAGGACAATCCGAAAAAAGACAACCGTTTCGATAACTACCGCCTGTGGAGCTATATGCCCTTAGACCATCTCACTATTTACGTCCACAGAAAGCCGGTTGCCTTATTTAGTTTTACTTTGACTAAAATCAATCCGTCTACCTATGGCATTACATTTATTGATAAAGCATATGACTTGGATCACCAGTCCCTGCCGAGCAAAGGCATTACAGAAAGGGAATGGAAGTGGAGGGAACACGGTGAAACAATCTGGCATACTGGTCAACCATTTACCCTATCTGCCGGTAAAACTTATTATGTGATGTATAGGGTAAAAGACATGGAAGAACAATGGTCAGACCCCAATGTAAAAGTTTTAACTACATCAGGTAATCTACCCCCGGTGGCCGAGTTTATAGTTTCACCCAGTACAGTACCGGTAAACAAAACTGTGACACACCAGGATTTGTCTTATGACCCAAACGGTGACCCAATAGTGGAACGGGCCTGGCGTTATCAAAGACCGAACGGCACTTGGGTAAACAGTGGCGGGACTTTCCCTGGCAATGTTTACACGATTATAGGTGAGTACAGGATTGAACTAAAGGTACGGGATAGTCAAGGGGCATGGTCTGAGCCATTTTATCAAACCGTAACGGTAATTCCCGAAAACCAGAAACCGGTGGCCCAGTTCTCTATAAGCCCGGACCCTGTCATTTCCGATGAGCCGTATACCCTACGTGAGAATTCCTGGGACCCGGAGGGAGACCCAATAGTTGCACGAGAATGGCAGTTCCAAAGGCCCGCTGACTCCGGCTGGGTTGACATTCCTTCCTGGAAAAGTACCTTCGACGAGATGGGGATTGATGAAGACGGAATATACAAATTCCGGCTCCGTGTGAAGGATGACCCTTCAGGCAGAAGCCCTGGTTTAACTCCCATGTGGAGTGACTGGACGGAGCAAACAGTTAGGGTTGAGGCTAAGCTGGTTGTTGACGGCGAAAGTGAAAAAAATACTTACGCTGCCGGCCAGGCCATGCTGTTGAACGCCCGGACAGAAGGAAAGGCATACAAGGTGGAAGCCGTAATGTGGTATTCAAAGAATGATTTTGTTTCCACCAACGTAACTAGTTTAAAACCCGATTCTGCATTAACCAATCCACTACAGGACACTATGACTTGGCATAGCAGGAGAACCAAAGCCGAGGGAAGAGATTTGGTTGTAATTATACCGCTTGGCACTCCGGAAGGTACTTATCAGGTAAGGTTTACTGCATATAAGAAAAGAGCGGACGGAAGTGACAAGACAAGCGTTGATATAGTTAACATCAATGTTAAGGGAAATGTCTATGACCATTCCAGGTCAGAAATATTAAGGTAGGAGGTAAAGTGTTATTATTGATAGAGCTACAATGCTGCCCGTTCTTGGCCTGCTTGGCTACCTGAGCTATGTTGATATAAAAAAGAGGGAAGTGCCCGATGCCGCGGTACTGGCCCTCTTTCTTTATTCTCTTTTTGTTTTACTGTTTAATGCTGATCGATGGGGTATGGTAATTGGGCACGCCCTGCTGTCTTTTAAAGTGTTTATAAGCTTTCTTTTATTGGCTTTTGTAACCCAGAGAGGTTTTGGGGGCGGGGACATTAAACTTATTTCCGCCCTGGCATTCTTTTTGGGAGATAATTTTTTCCTGCTGGCTGCTCCTGCAGCTATCCTGATGTTCTTTACCCTGGTATGGGCTTTTGGTACAGGAAAAGGTTTTCGTTATGAGATTCCTTTCGTCCCATATATATTTTTGAGTTATTTAACTGTTTGTGTCGTAAGGACTTACATGGGAGCCTAAGAAAAAATTATAAAAAATTTCTAACCCGGAAAGGAGGAGAAAAATATGGCTGATCTGCTTAGGGTGGAAGGGATATACTCCCAGGGTTTCGGAATGCTGTCCAAAAAAATCATGCGTGACAGGAGGATCCACGTCATTGCCAAGTCTATATATGCCTATATAATCACGTATGCGGGGGCAGGCGAAACTGCTTTTCCGGGAAGGGAAATGATTTGCAGCGACCTGGGTATTAACAAAAACACTTATACAAAATATTTGGGTCAGCTGAAAGATTACGATTATGTCAGGATTGAGCAGTCAGTAGGGGAAAAGGGGACTTTTGGGAATAACATTTTTACAATCGTTTCGATTCCCGCATTTCCTGAAAATGAAATCCACCCTAACTGGCAGAAGGAAAAGGAAAATGCAAAACTGAAGAATAAGACCGTGTCCCAAGAAATAGGACACGGTAATACAACCGAGCAAGATGTCCAACCGTGTCCTATTTCACCGTATACGGTCAAATGGGACACTAATAATAACAATATATTTAATAATAACAATATATATAACAACAACAACGATCTAGATACTAATTATTTACTAGATAATAATGAGGCTGCTCAAGAACAAGAAAAAGTTGTTGTTGTTGTTGAAAATACTCCAGAACAAAAACCTGAAAAGGAACCTTTGGTTTCCGAGGTACGAGAGGCATTATGTGAGATAGACCCTGAACTGGTTGATGAAAGCCATGTGGAAATTTGGAAAAAGTATGAGCCGGAAAAAATACTGCAGGCGGTGGCGGTTTTAAAGCAGCAAAAACAGGTTGAGTCTGTTACAGGATTTTTGATTAAAGCTCTGGAAAACGGCTGGAAACCGGGCAAGGTTTACAAAGGAAGGGCAAGTCCAAATAAAGTAAGAATTTGTATCAGTAAACTAAATGAGCTACTGGGCGAGGACTCTTCCGGGTTTATAAAAGCCAAGGCCGAACAAATTAGGCAGGTTTTTGAGGAACACCCTGAACAAGCAATCGTAAAAATAAAGAAAATGTTTGATAACTACAAAAAATACAAAGATCTTTATTTAAGCTGAAACGTCTTATGTAGGCGTTTTTTAAATGATAATGGTACCCTGAGGCAGTACTTTTGTAAAGTAACAGGGAAAAATGACGTTCAGCTTTCGTTGTCCTCCGGCAGAGCGCAGCTTTTAACGTCTTTTTGGATTCTAATATTATACCGGTAGTCCTCCTTCCGTTAAGGGCAAGGGGAGTGAGCATATCCTCCTGAGAAAATATGAAAGTAGTATGCAGTCCGGTATCCCTCCCTCCCTGCTGCGCTTCGCTTGTACCCTTGATTTGAATGCTGAAGCATGTTCTTTTTTTAAGAGTATTAATAATTGACCATCTATTCTGTTTTAGGTGTATTACGTTGCCGCTAGCCCCAAGATGGGGTTAGTAGTACATTACTTGATTATATATACTTGAATCTTAGCTGCAAACAGGTTAATATGTAATTACAAAGTAATAATGTTACAAAATACAGGAGGTACGTTATGCAGATTGATGTAATCAGGATTGGTAATTCCAAAGGAGTCCGCATTCCTGCTGCCCTGCTCAAGCAATGTGGAATTGACAAGAGGGTTGAGGTTGAAGTCCAGGAGAACTGCATTATTCTTAAGCCGGTTAAGATTCCCAGAGAAGGATGGGCTGCTGCTTTTAGACGCATGAACAGGAACGGAGACGATGTCCTTTTGCTGCCTGATGAGCTAGATAATGACCTCCTGGAGGAATGGGATGAATATTAATCAGTATGATGTTTACTGGACCGACTTAAATCCTGCCAAGGGGTCGGAAATAAACAAGGTTCGCCCTTGTGTAGTGATTTCTCCACCGGAAATGAATGCTTATTTGCGTACTGTTATTGTTGCTCCGGTTACAAGTAAAGGGCGGGAGGGTTATCCTACACGGGTTTATATGTCTGTAAGTGACGTATACGGCTGGGTTGTGCTTGATCAAATCCGGGCCATTGATAAATCGAGGCTGTGCAATAAAATCGGCAGTTTGGACGAAAATGCAGTTTGTGCCATAAAAAGTGTGATTAAGGAAATGTTAGTAGACTGACTTAAGAGCAATGGAATAAAAGCTTATATCAAAAAAGTGTTAATGACCAGGCAAAATTAGCCTGGTTTTTCTATTCTTATACCTTAAAAAGGGGTGGTGGCTTGTTAAAAAGGCCTGGTATCGCCGTTAATTGTCTTAAAATTGTTAATGAACTATGGCAGCACAGCTTTGATGTCTATTATTTATGCACAAAAATAATTTCGCTTCTGCCTGAGGAATTTTTGGAACATGAAACTTATGAACTGCTTACAGCTGCATTTTTCCATGACATCGGAAAGAGCTATTGGCCAAGAGAATGGTTTGAAAAGCCCCGAAGTTTACTTGAAAAAGAATGGCCCGCAATGTGTTTGCATCCCGTTGTGGGAGCGGAACTACTCCAGGATATATGGCCTGAAGTGAGTGGAAATGTACTTGAGCTTATAAAATCTCATCATGAAAGACCGGGAGGAAAAGGGTATCCAAGTGGCTTGAAGGAAGTGAAAAACGATATATTGGTGCTGGCTGCCTGTGACGTGTTTAGCGCCTGTACTGCAGCTAGAAAGTACAGAACTAAGACAATCTCTGCAGAGCTTGCTTTGGTCGAAGTGAGAAAATTTGCTCCGTCAGAAGTGCTACAGGCATTAAAAAGTGTACTTGAACAAAAAAGAGAAAATGCAATTTTAGAAAAGGGGTGGTGATTTGGAATGCCTGGCCGGTATGAAAGTGTGGGTACATAAAAAAGAGAAAAGAGAAGTGAGGCGTAAAGGCTACGTAGTTGCGGTTCATGACAGGTTTGTCTGTGTATGGATGGCTGGCAGGGCTGACGAAAACGTGGGATGGAGGGAGTGCTTTTTTTACGATGATATAGCAAACGGCAATGTGGAAATTACCTTAAGGACAACAGTTGGCAGGATATACTCAAACAGGTTTATGCAAGGTTTAGCCGTTACAGTTTCCGGGGTTATCTAACTAATGTAAAAAGAGTCTGGCGGTAAGTTTTTCTTGCCGCCTTTAATTTATTAAAAAAGAAAGGGTGTTAATATGCATAGCTTTAAAAATCTTAAGTTTCATAAACGTAAAAATATGAGTATTTCCCTGAAATTTGGTTTTATTGGAGTTGGACTTATGGGGGGCAGGGTAGTGGATACCATAGCGCAGCTTTTAGGGCCGGACGGTAAACAGCTATATTCCACCTTGGCAATTAATATCAACAGGCAGGATCTTGATTCTTTGCAGCATGTTGGTAACAAACTACAGCTTAACTCACCGTTTAAGGCAGCTGGCAGGAATCCCGAGGTTGGTTATGAGGCACTTTCACAGAATGAAGATACAGTGAAGAAAGCAATCGCAGATCTAGCCTTTCAGTCGGACTTTCTCTGGTTCGTGGCTGGCCTGGGAGGCGGCACAGGGACCGGGTCGATACTGCAGCTGGTGCAGTGGGCAGAGGACCTGCAGTCCATTGGCGTTGACTTCGGTATCATAGTGTCCCTCCCCAGGGTTCTAGACGGCTATCAGGAGAATAAAAACGCGCTGCTGGTACTGGAACAGTTAGACAGGGCTGTGGCAAGCCGGTTGTTCCCTGTGATTATTGTTGATAATGAATTACTTTGTACAAGGTACCTGGAAAAGAGAAAGTATGAAAATATAAGCGTTGACTGGACACAGCACAGCAATGCGGAGATCGCTGGGTTGCTGCATCAGATGAATATTATCACAACTCAAGTCCCATACGGTCATAAACATTTTGACGGTGAGGAGTTCAGGCTGGTATTGAAAGCAGGCGGATGTATGCAGTTTGCTAAGACAATGATAGACATAAAAGATTTCCGGGATGAGTTAACTATTAAAAACTTATTGCAAAG
This region of Zhaonella formicivorans genomic DNA includes:
- a CDS encoding AbrB/MazE/SpoVT family DNA-binding domain-containing protein, with the translated sequence MQIDVIRIGNSKGVRIPAALLKQCGIDKRVEVEVQENCIILKPVKIPREGWAAAFRRMNRNGDDVLLLPDELDNDLLEEWDEY
- a CDS encoding type II toxin-antitoxin system PemK/MazF family toxin; amino-acid sequence: MNINQYDVYWTDLNPAKGSEINKVRPCVVISPPEMNAYLRTVIVAPVTSKGREGYPTRVYMSVSDVYGWVVLDQIRAIDKSRLCNKIGSLDENAVCAIKSVIKEMLVD
- a CDS encoding helix-turn-helix domain-containing protein, which produces MADLLRVEGIYSQGFGMLSKKIMRDRRIHVIAKSIYAYIITYAGAGETAFPGREMICSDLGINKNTYTKYLGQLKDYDYVRIEQSVGEKGTFGNNIFTIVSIPAFPENEIHPNWQKEKENAKLKNKTVSQEIGHGNTTEQDVQPCPISPYTVKWDTNNNNIFNNNNIYNNNNDLDTNYLLDNNEAAQEQEKVVVVVENTPEQKPEKEPLVSEVREALCEIDPELVDESHVEIWKKYEPEKILQAVAVLKQQKQVESVTGFLIKALENGWKPGKVYKGRASPNKVRICISKLNELLGEDSSGFIKAKAEQIRQVFEEHPEQAIVKIKKMFDNYKKYKDLYLS
- a CDS encoding HD-GYP domain-containing protein, whose amino-acid sequence is MLKRPGIAVNCLKIVNELWQHSFDVYYLCTKIISLLPEEFLEHETYELLTAAFFHDIGKSYWPREWFEKPRSLLEKEWPAMCLHPVVGAELLQDIWPEVSGNVLELIKSHHERPGGKGYPSGLKEVKNDILVLAACDVFSACTAARKYRTKTISAELALVEVRKFAPSEVLQALKSVLEQKRENAILEKGW